One genomic window of Camelina sativa cultivar DH55 chromosome 5, Cs, whole genome shotgun sequence includes the following:
- the LOC104787583 gene encoding E3 ubiquitin-protein ligase SINA-like 2, which yields MSESFEISCCDEVMSPIFQCVCGHITCSLCCTTKLRNKCSNCNLPIGRNRSGNVERIMEGNSFLCQNTQHGCTMKFNDYKELSVHEKECCFALCYCPAPYCYYRGVYNDLNSHYSDYHRHDEPKQFWCTNSICAWRYFAVIQRHIDGPLVAVIYFKAKEGLYLTVNCIAPSAPGVGELTYEISCSMEGNTMTFGSSEMNRVQKLSFKTPEKDFMLVPNFLWVECPTSNMVIRIREKDEEDVDDEVIITYKP from the exons ATGTCTGAAAGTTTCGAGATTTCCTGCTGTGACGAAGTCATGTCTCCTATCTTTCAG TGTGTTTGTGGACATATAACTTGCTCCTTGTGTTGTACTACTAAACTAAGGAACAAATGCTCTAACTGCAATTTGCCCATAGGTAGAAACCGATCTGGAAATGTGGAGAGAATCATGGAAGGAAACTCTTTCCTGTGCCAAAACACCCAACATGGCTGCACCATGAAATTCAATGATTACAAAGAACTATCAGTTCATGAGAAGGAATGTTGTTTTGCTCTGTGCTATTGTCCTGCACCTTACTGCTACTACAGGGGCGTGTACAATGATCTCAACAGTCACTACTCCGATTATCACAGACACGACGAACCTAAACAGTTCTGGTGTACAAATTCCATTTGTGCATGGCGATACTTTGCAGTCATTCAGAGGCATATAGATGGTCCATTGGTTGCTGTCATATATTTCAAGGCGAAAGAAGGTTTATATCTGACAGTGAACTGTATTGCCCCTTCTGCTCCAGGAGTTGGAGAGTTGACCTACGAGATCTCATGTTCCATGGAAGGTAACACTATGACTTTTGGATCGTCGGAGATGAATAGGGTTCAGAAATTGAGCTTCAAAACTCCGGAGAAGGACTTCATGTTAGTTCCTAACTTTCTGTGGGTTGAGTGTCCTACATCGAATATGGTGATTCGCATACgcgagaaagatgaagaagatgttgatgacgAAGTAATCATCACATACAAACCATAG